The sequence TAGACAGTGATCCCCTGCGTGGACCAGCCTGCCGCGCTCGCTTACGTCGCAAGGTACTCGGGGCTGATGCCGATCTGGTAGGTCTCCTGGATCCAGTCCGGGGTTTTGGGATCGAGCTTTAGCGCCTGTCCGCGGTCGGCCTTCGAGGCGGCCGCCGATCCGCGCATCGCCTCGAGGAGACCACGGCCGAACAGGGCCGGCGCGCAGTCGGGCGACTTGGCGACGATGGCGTCGAAGTCGCGCGCCGCAGCCTTGGTATCCCCCAGCTTGAGCGCCAGGAAGCCACGGTCGAGGCGGACGGAGGCGTCATCCGGCGTGAGGCCCACCGCCTTGTCGCAGACTTGGCGGCCGTCGGGCCGCCAGCTGCCCTCGGCGATGGTGCGGCAGCGCCAGGCCAAGAGCACGGCGTCCTGCGGCTGCGTCTTCATCTCGGCGTCGATATCGGCCGGCGGCTGCTGGAACTTGCGGACGGCGGCCCGCCAGCCCGTCGTCGCGCGCCAGGCCGCAGGCGAGGCATGGCCGCAAGCCAGCGCCGCCTCGCGGTCGCTGCCGCCGATCGGCCTCCCTGCTGCGCCGGTCAGGTCCTCGCGGCCGGAGAACTTGCCGGCCTGGTCGTATAGAGCGATGACCTCCTGCGCGATGGAGCGGTCGGCGCAGTACACCAGCTCCCTCTTGACGCCGATCGCATAGCGCTGCTCCACGGATGTTGGCGTCTTGCCAACGATCAGCGCCGTCACCTGGTAGGTAGCCTGGCCGGGCTTGAGGTCGCCCACGACGTAGCGCGTGTCGATGTTCGAGGCGCCCGCAAAGGTCAGCCGGCCCTCCGGCAGCGTGGGCGGCGCGGCCTGGGCCTGGGCCGGGACCGACGCCCGGCTGCTCCAATAAAACCATCCGCCGACGCCCAAGGTGATGGCTGCTGCGACCGCAAAGATCGCCGGACCCGAATTCGACCGCTTCTTGGCCATCAAATGCCCCTGCCGCTGCGGCACGCCCGCCGATGCCGCGAACACGCCCGACTCCCTACCGTTCAGGTAGCATGAGCCTACAAGCTTGGCCATAGGACGAAGTACGGATTCGAGGCCGGTAGGGCGCGCCAGCGAGCTGGAGCGAAGGCTCACCCCCGTCAGGCGGCCGATCTCTTCCTCCGCGAGGGGGGGAGGGGTTCGCTTGACGAATCTCCAGAATTATGTTCCTATTTGTCACATATGCATCAGCCCGAACCCTACGACTTCGACGACGCCCGCGCGGCGGACCCTGTGTCCGTGGCGGCGATGGCGCGTGGGGTGGCGGAGCGGCAGGTCGCGTTTCTGGACCGGCTGGCCGAGGCGGGGACGCGGATGGCCGAGGCCCTGGCGCAGAGGACCGTCGAGGAGGCGGCTGGCGGCGGGGATGTCGAGGGGCTAGACCGGGCGTTCCAGAAGGTCACCCGGGCGGTGCGGCTGACGCTGGCCTTGCAGACCAAAGTGATCAAGGACCTGGCGGCGCTGGAGGCTGGGCAGGTTCGCGTCGCTGCGGCGGTTACGCCGGAAGACCCGCTGGATCAGCGCCGGCGGCGGATTGCGCGGATCGTGAACCGGGTAGTGGCCGATGACGAGGCCACGGCCTGGAAGGCCGAGCGGCTCTTTGGGCGGGTCTGGGAGCGGCTGAGCGACGAGGACATCTATGGCGATGTGCTCTCCCAGCCGATCGGCGTGGTGATCGAGATGATCTGCCGGGATCTGGAGATTCCGGTGAACTGGGTGCATCTGGCCCGCGAGGCCTGGGCCGTCGAGGAGATGGCGAGCGGCGATGAAACCTCGCCGTTCGTGGCGCCGGACGGGGCCTATGTGCGGCTGTTCAGGTCGCCGCCTATAGCTGGGGCGCCGTGATTTCCCTTCTCCCTTCCCCAAAACTTCGTCATCCCGGCCGGAGCGCTCGATAGAGCGCGTAGAGCCGGGACCCAGCCGCACCGACCTCGACGCTGCGATCATTGCGCGTCGAGACCGGAACTGCTGGGTCCCGGCTCTCCAGCCCGCTGCGCGGGCTTCCGGCCGGGATGACGGGGTGGGGTGGGATCTGTGAGGGTTGCCCCTGAACCCCCTTACATCCGCTCGATGATCACCGCAGGCGCCATGCCGCCGGCGGCGCAGAGGGTGGCCAGGCCCACGGCCTGGTCGCGGCGCTCGAGTTCGTCCAGCAGGGCGCCGACGATGATCGCGCCGGTGGCTCCGATGGGGTGGCCGAGGGCGATGGCGCCGCCGTTGACGTTGACGATGGCCGGGTCGATGTCGAGGTCGCGCATGAACTTGATCGGCACCACGGCGAAGGCCTCGTTGATTTCGAAGAGGTCGATGTCCTTCAGCGTCATGCCGGCCTTTTTCAGCGCCTTCTTGGCCGCCGGGCCGGGGGCGTTCAGCATCAGCTCGGGGCTGTCGCCGATGGCGGCAACGGCGCGGATGCGGGCGCGGGGCTTCAGCCCATGGGCCTTGGCGTATTCCGGCGAGGCCAGAACCAGGGCGCCGGCGCCGTCCACCACGCCCGAGGAGTTGCCGGCGTGGTGCACGTGATTGACCTTGAGGTCCGGATAGGTGGCCTCGACCAGCCTCTTGAACGACAGGCCTTCCTCGTTCAGCGGAACCGAATACAGGGCCTCGAAGGCCGGCTTCAGCTGGGCCAGGCCCTCCAGCGTGGTCTGGGGCCGGGGATATTCCTCGCGGTCCAGGGCCAGCGAGCCGTCGTCCTTGTAGACCGGGACCAGGCTCTTTTCGAAGCGGCCCTCGGCGATGGCGGCGGCGGCGCGCTGCTGGCTCTCATAGGCCAGCCGGTCCACGTCCTCGCGGGTGATGCCTTCCAGGGTGGCGATGACGTCGCCGCAGACGCCCTGGTGCGGCTGGGGGTGGATTTCGCGCAGGTGCAGGTTGTCGCCGTCCAAGAGGCCGGTGGTGGCGCGGGGCAGGGTGGAGGCGTAGCTCATGCTCTCGACGCCGCCGGCGATGACCAGGTCCTGCTGGCCGGACATGATGCCCATGGCCGCCAGGTTGACCGCGGTCATGCCCGAGCCGCAGAAGCGGTCGAGGGAGAAGCCGCCGGCCTTGATGTCGTAGCCGGCGTCCAGGGCCGCCATGCGGGCGATGCAGGCGCCCTGCTTGCCGCTCTGGCTGCCGCAGCCGGCGATGACGTCGTCGATCTCGGCGGTGTTCAGGTTGTTGCGCTGGGCCAGGGCCTTGAGCACGGTCGACAGGATCCGCTGGGGGTGGACGTCCGAGAGGGCGCCCTTGCCCACCTTGCCGACGCCGCGCGGCGTGCGGGCCGCATCGATGATCCAGGCTTCCGTCATGGTCGTGTTTCCTCTGCTGGCGCCGCCGGCGTTCCCGGGCCGGGCGGCTCGCGATGGGGGAGACTTCGCGTTCGCCGGCATATGCCACGGCCTGCCCTAGGGTCCGTCAAGCGGCGCCTTTTTCGGACCGTTGACGGAGGGGCGGGGGCTTCGCCGGGCGAGAGCCTGCGCCTAGGCTGCTGGGCAGGAAACATCAGGGATGACGGCGGCATGAGCGTTCAGGAACGGTTCGACCTTTCGGGCAAGACGGCCCTGGTGACCGGCGGCAGCCGGGGGCTGGGCCTGCAGATGGTGCTGGCCTTCGCCGAGGCCGGCGCCGACGTGGTGATCGCCAGCCGCAAGCTGGAGGCCTGCGAGGAAGCGGCGGCCGCGGTCAGGGCGCTGGGCCGCAAGGCCCTGCCGGTCGCCTGCCACGTCGGCCACTGGGGCGATGTGGAGCGGCTGGTCGAGACGGCCTATGCCGAGATGGGGCGGATCGACATCCTGGTGAACAACGCCGGCATGTCGCCCTTGGCGCCGTCCTCGGCCGAGACCAGCGAGGCCTTGTTCGACAAGGTGCTGGAGGTCAATTTCAAGGGGCCGTTCCGCCTGGCGGCCCTGGTCGGCGAGCGCATGGTGCAGGGCGGCGGCGGGGCGATCATCAACATCTCCTCCTCCGGCGCGATCCGGCCACAGCCGCGGTTCCTGCCCTATGCCGGGGCCAAGGCGGCGTTGAACGTGATGACCGAGGGCTTCGCCAAGGAGTTCGGGCCGAGCGTGCGGGTCAACTGCATCATGGCCGGGCCGTTCCTGACCGACATCTCCAAGGCCTGGGACGAGGCCTCGCGCGAGACCGCGCCCAATGCGCTGGGCCGGCCGGGGCGGCCGGAGGAGATCGTCACGGCGGCCCTCTACCTGGCCAGCCCGCAGTCGAGCTTCACCACCGGCTCGGTGATCCGGGTCGACGGCGGCATGGCCTGAGCTCAGGGGAAGCGCGGCGGGCGCTTTTCCCGGTGCGAGGCCAGGCCCTCGCGCGCCTCGGGACCGGTGAAGCCGAGCATCTCCAGGGCCAGGGAGGCGTCGAAGGTCGGGCCGGCGCTGCGCAGCCAGTTGTTCAGGGCGTACTTGGTCCAACGGATCGCGCTCTGGGCCCCGGCGGCGAGCCTGGCCGCGATCTCCTCGGCCTTGGCGTCGAGCTGGTCGTCGGGGGCCAGGAGCGAGATCAGCCCGATCCGTTCGGCCTCGGCCCCGGTCAGGGGCTCGCAGAGCAGGAGGTAGTACTTGGCCTTGGCCATGCCGCACAGCAGGGGCCAGACAATGGCCGCGTGGTCGCCGGCGGCGACGCCCAGGCGGGTGTGGCCGTCGATGATCTTGGCCTCGGGCGTGGCGATGGAGATGTCGGCCAAAAGGCCGCAGACCAGGCCCGCCCCGACCGCCGGCCCGCGCATGGCGCTGACCACCGGCTTGGAACAGTTGATCAGGTTGTAGACGATCTCGCGCGCCTCCTTCAGCACGCGGGCGCGGGCGTCGAAGTCCTGGGTGATCTGCTCGATCATGGCGAAGTCGCCGCCGGCCGAAAACGCCTTGCCGGTCCCGGTCAGGATCACCGCCCGGACGGCGTCGTCGCGGTCGACGTCGCGCCAGATCTCGGCCAGTTCGGCGTGCATGACCGCGTCGGCGGCGTTCAGCCGTTCCGGGTTGTTCATGCTGACGCGCAGCACGCCGGGCGAGGGGCGGTCGAAGGCGAGGCGCTGGTAGCGGGCGTAGAGGTCGCTCATGGGAGCTCCTTGGTGAGGGGTGGCCAGGCGCGTTCTGCCGGCGCGAGCAGGGTTTCGATGGCGATGGTGGTTCCGCTGGCGGCCGACCGGATCGCCGCCTCCAGCACCCCCATCACCCCCAGAACCTCGTGCGCCGGGGTGGGGTTCGCCGCCTGGCCGCGCAGGGCCTTGGCCACGGCGGCGTAGTAGAGGCCGTGGTCGCCGGCCAGGGCCGGGCGGGTGGCGCGGCGGCCCTCGGCGTCCCATATCTGCAGCGGATCGGGATCCTGGCCCCAGCCCGGCGCGCCGGGGCGCAGGCCGGCGACGTACTGAGCTTCCTGGGCGTCGGGCATCTGTTTGACCAGGCTGCCCTGGTCGCCGTGGATGGTGAAGCTGGGGACGCCGCCCGCCGCCAGCA is a genomic window of Phenylobacterium montanum containing:
- a CDS encoding enoyl-CoA hydratase/isomerase family protein — protein: MSDLYARYQRLAFDRPSPGVLRVSMNNPERLNAADAVMHAELAEIWRDVDRDDAVRAVILTGTGKAFSAGGDFAMIEQITQDFDARARVLKEAREIVYNLINCSKPVVSAMRGPAVGAGLVCGLLADISIATPEAKIIDGHTRLGVAAGDHAAIVWPLLCGMAKAKYYLLLCEPLTGAEAERIGLISLLAPDDQLDAKAEEIAARLAAGAQSAIRWTKYALNNWLRSAGPTFDASLALEMLGFTGPEAREGLASHREKRPPRFP
- a CDS encoding SDR family NAD(P)-dependent oxidoreductase; protein product: MSVQERFDLSGKTALVTGGSRGLGLQMVLAFAEAGADVVIASRKLEACEEAAAAVRALGRKALPVACHVGHWGDVERLVETAYAEMGRIDILVNNAGMSPLAPSSAETSEALFDKVLEVNFKGPFRLAALVGERMVQGGGGAIINISSSGAIRPQPRFLPYAGAKAALNVMTEGFAKEFGPSVRVNCIMAGPFLTDISKAWDEASRETAPNALGRPGRPEEIVTAALYLASPQSSFTTGSVIRVDGGMA
- a CDS encoding tetratricopeptide repeat protein; protein product: MAKKRSNSGPAIFAVAAAITLGVGGWFYWSSRASVPAQAQAAPPTLPEGRLTFAGASNIDTRYVVGDLKPGQATYQVTALIVGKTPTSVEQRYAIGVKRELVYCADRSIAQEVIALYDQAGKFSGREDLTGAAGRPIGGSDREAALACGHASPAAWRATTGWRAAVRKFQQPPADIDAEMKTQPQDAVLLAWRCRTIAEGSWRPDGRQVCDKAVGLTPDDASVRLDRGFLALKLGDTKAAARDFDAIVAKSPDCAPALFGRGLLEAMRGSAAASKADRGQALKLDPKTPDWIQETYQIGISPEYLAT
- a CDS encoding acetyl-CoA C-acetyltransferase, encoding MTEAWIIDAARTPRGVGKVGKGALSDVHPQRILSTVLKALAQRNNLNTAEIDDVIAGCGSQSGKQGACIARMAALDAGYDIKAGGFSLDRFCGSGMTAVNLAAMGIMSGQQDLVIAGGVESMSYASTLPRATTGLLDGDNLHLREIHPQPHQGVCGDVIATLEGITREDVDRLAYESQQRAAAAIAEGRFEKSLVPVYKDDGSLALDREEYPRPQTTLEGLAQLKPAFEALYSVPLNEEGLSFKRLVEATYPDLKVNHVHHAGNSSGVVDGAGALVLASPEYAKAHGLKPRARIRAVAAIGDSPELMLNAPGPAAKKALKKAGMTLKDIDLFEINEAFAVVPIKFMRDLDIDPAIVNVNGGAIALGHPIGATGAIIVGALLDELERRDQAVGLATLCAAGGMAPAVIIERM